Proteins from a genomic interval of Francisella salimarina:
- a CDS encoding NAD(P)H-hydrate dehydratase, whose amino-acid sequence MYFLTEKQNREIEEYAIFQGLNLIENASDEIVKLISAKFDKQSKVLVIAGSGNNGSDGIAAAIKLLNNGYSVDVYRVFAKGNQDNQNYYQKFSKLKAPLDKLLDINNYDVVIDGIFGIGLDRDLQGDILELVKVINQNSKYTLAIDVPSGLGAFNAKVYGEAIQANETITFLANKQGLHTGDGLDYAGQVTVKELIDNQNINITQSGYQVYKNHVQDINLVNILRKKKNTNKGTYGDLAIIGGNVGMNGALQLAGKSSLYCGCGKVSMISLDKDFRADMSIPELMTKPLKIISKNLAIFSALAVGVGFDTTDNSQQVLELIIDNLTQPAIFDADALNIISTNQQIREKFIQLENKIITPHPAEAARLLGCTTKEVQDDRFVAVRALAKKYNATVVLKGAGSLICKSDEIYINTTGNQGMAVAGQGDVLSGIIGGFLAQGLDTLSASRLAVYIHGLAGDNIVKKLGGYVGIFPSRVAEEISIILNNY is encoded by the coding sequence GTGTATTTCTTAACAGAAAAACAAAACCGTGAAATTGAAGAGTATGCTATTTTTCAAGGATTAAATCTAATCGAAAATGCTTCAGATGAAATTGTTAAATTGATTAGTGCTAAGTTTGATAAACAAAGTAAAGTTTTAGTAATAGCGGGTTCTGGCAATAATGGTAGTGATGGAATTGCAGCTGCGATCAAGCTTTTAAATAATGGCTATAGTGTTGATGTTTATAGAGTTTTTGCTAAGGGAAATCAAGACAACCAAAACTATTATCAAAAGTTTTCAAAGTTAAAGGCTCCTTTAGATAAATTGCTGGATATTAATAATTATGATGTCGTAATAGATGGAATATTTGGCATAGGGCTAGATAGAGATTTACAAGGAGATATTTTAGAACTTGTTAAAGTTATAAATCAAAATTCAAAATACACATTAGCTATAGATGTACCGAGTGGATTAGGTGCTTTTAATGCCAAAGTATATGGTGAGGCTATTCAAGCTAATGAAACAATTACATTTTTAGCTAATAAGCAAGGGCTACACACAGGTGATGGTTTAGATTATGCTGGTCAGGTAACTGTCAAAGAGCTGATTGACAATCAAAATATCAATATTACTCAATCAGGCTATCAAGTTTATAAAAATCATGTTCAAGATATAAATCTTGTTAATATCCTTAGGAAAAAGAAAAATACCAATAAAGGTACTTATGGTGATCTAGCTATAATAGGCGGTAATGTTGGTATGAATGGAGCTTTGCAATTAGCTGGTAAAAGCTCGTTATATTGTGGTTGTGGTAAGGTCTCGATGATATCTCTAGATAAAGACTTTCGTGCTGATATGTCTATACCTGAGCTAATGACAAAACCATTAAAAATTATTAGCAAAAATTTAGCGATTTTCTCAGCTTTGGCAGTAGGGGTTGGTTTTGATACAACTGATAACTCTCAACAGGTTTTAGAGTTAATAATTGATAATTTAACTCAACCTGCAATTTTTGATGCAGATGCTTTAAATATAATCTCAACTAATCAACAAATTAGAGAAAAATTTATCCAGTTAGAAAATAAAATAATAACACCACATCCCGCAGAAGCAGCAAGACTACTTGGTTGCACTACCAAGGAAGTCCAAGATGATAGATTTGTAGCAGTTAGAGCATTAGCTAAAAAGTATAACGCTACAGTAGTACTAAAAGGAGCTGGAAGCCTAATTTGTAAATCTGATGAAATCTATATAAATACTACAGGCAATCAAGGTATGGCAGTAGCAGGGCAAGGCGATGTATTATCTGGAATCATAGGAGGATTTTTAGCTCAAGGTTTGGATACGCTATCAGCAAGTAGATTAGCTGTATATATTCATGGTTTAGCTGGAGATAATATCGTTAAAAAACTAGGTGGCTATGTTGGAATATTTCCTAGTAGAGTGGCTGAGGAGATTAGTATTATTTTGAATAATTATTAG
- a CDS encoding dienelactone hydrolase family protein, with amino-acid sequence MSNAQDSKNSSKIIKETANISLNIASSNYDIFYQKSNRNLPVVIVVHGFSRSKDNMSGWGNFLASHGYFVVVPNLPFWANHNRNAKFISELINYIYSNSDYKSIINNDLALVGFSAGGLATLIATSENTRVKLWIGLDPVDVGNLGSQAAKNINCPTYIIAAPASACNANNNYEGFITSLKDNTLIKIDGAVHVDAEWPTSRFAELFCGRSTQQKRERFHDDVSTILDKSFKNDLLTTNNYSK; translated from the coding sequence ATGTCAAATGCTCAAGATAGCAAAAACTCATCTAAAATTATCAAAGAAACGGCTAATATTTCTCTAAATATTGCGAGTTCCAACTACGATATTTTTTATCAAAAATCTAATCGAAATTTACCAGTAGTTATAGTCGTACATGGTTTCTCAAGATCAAAAGATAATATGTCTGGTTGGGGAAATTTCCTAGCTAGCCACGGATATTTTGTAGTAGTGCCTAATCTACCATTTTGGGCTAATCATAATAGAAATGCTAAATTTATATCTGAGCTAATAAACTATATCTATAGCAATAGCGACTATAAGAGCATTATAAATAATGATCTTGCTTTGGTTGGTTTCTCTGCTGGAGGATTAGCTACTTTGATAGCGACATCAGAGAATACTAGGGTCAAGCTTTGGATAGGATTAGACCCTGTAGATGTAGGCAATCTTGGCTCTCAAGCCGCCAAGAATATAAATTGCCCAACCTATATAATAGCTGCCCCAGCAAGCGCATGTAATGCCAATAATAACTACGAAGGCTTCATAACAAGTCTAAAAGATAATACTCTTATCAAAATTGATGGAGCTGTACATGTCGATGCTGAATGGCCAACTAGCAGATTCGCTGAGTTGTTCTGTGGTAGATCTACACAGCAAAAAAGAGAGAGATTTCATGATGATGTGTCGACGATTTTGGATAAGAGTTTTAAAAATGACTTATTGACAACTAATAATTATTCAAAATAA
- a CDS encoding LolA family protein translates to MLKKVAIATSILVSGLVYAAPSADFAKVEEQLVKNDNYSGHFIQSRKIQGLDKPILASGEFELSKKDGLEWNQEKPFKSSLKATKDTITIKTADSPKSVFGEEDSPMVFSFSKVFLSVLEGDSKVIYDNFNTKFSGTTDDWTLVLTPKTELLSKALKEVTLKGGETITYVEVVDAQNNVMDIQFSDIEIDS, encoded by the coding sequence ATGTTAAAGAAAGTTGCGATTGCTACAAGTATATTAGTTAGTGGATTAGTTTATGCTGCCCCTTCAGCAGACTTTGCTAAAGTAGAAGAACAGCTAGTTAAAAATGATAATTACTCTGGTCACTTCATCCAATCACGCAAAATTCAAGGTTTAGACAAGCCTATTCTTGCATCTGGTGAATTTGAGCTATCTAAGAAAGATGGGTTAGAGTGGAACCAAGAGAAACCGTTTAAATCTTCTCTAAAAGCAACAAAAGATACTATTACAATTAAGACTGCAGATAGTCCAAAATCTGTATTTGGTGAAGAAGATAGCCCAATGGTATTCTCATTCTCTAAAGTATTCTTATCTGTATTAGAGGGTGACTCAAAAGTAATCTACGATAATTTCAATACTAAATTTAGCGGTACTACAGATGATTGGACATTAGTATTAACTCCTAAGACTGAATTACTGTCAAAAGCTCTTAAAGAAGTAACTCTAAAAGGTGGTGAAACTATAACTTATGTAGAAGTAGTTGATGCTCAAAATAATGTTATGGATATCCAATTTAGTGATATAGAAATCGACTCTTAA
- a CDS encoding radical SAM/SPASM domain-containing protein, translated as MKHQLKWMAWETTRRCNLKCVHCRSSSECEVLGHPDFSTEEGFRIIDNIVEFANPVLVLSGGEPLLRADIFELAKYGATKGLRMALATNGSLVTDEICEKIKNSSISIVSLSIDGATAETHNDFRSQKGAFEATVRAAVLFKNHSIPFLINSSFTKRNQHEIKDVYKLAKSLEATAWYLFMIVPTGRGEELMQELIDVDDYQDILNWHYDMEADEQDMLVRPTCAPHYYRIRFERNKEDNAKVRSRALSFGTGGGKGCIAGQSICLLDVDGNVYPCSYLPVSAGNVKEKSFADIWQNSDVMHDMRDFSAYEGKCGSCEFIKICGGCRARAYNIHGSYLAEEPFCNHMPIRMK; from the coding sequence GTGAAACATCAACTTAAATGGATGGCATGGGAGACAACTAGGCGTTGTAATCTCAAATGTGTACATTGCCGTTCATCTTCAGAATGTGAGGTGCTTGGTCACCCTGATTTTTCTACCGAAGAAGGTTTTAGGATCATCGATAATATAGTCGAGTTTGCAAATCCTGTATTAGTATTATCAGGAGGTGAACCACTTTTACGAGCAGATATTTTTGAGCTAGCAAAATATGGTGCTACTAAAGGTCTACGTATGGCTTTAGCTACTAATGGCTCATTAGTTACAGATGAAATTTGTGAGAAAATCAAAAACTCAAGTATAAGTATAGTATCTTTAAGTATAGATGGTGCTACAGCTGAGACACATAATGATTTTAGAAGCCAAAAAGGCGCCTTTGAAGCAACTGTAAGAGCTGCGGTACTATTCAAAAATCATAGTATACCATTTTTGATAAACTCATCATTTACCAAACGTAATCAACATGAAATTAAAGATGTTTATAAACTAGCAAAATCTCTTGAAGCTACAGCATGGTACCTTTTTATGATTGTACCAACAGGGCGTGGCGAAGAGCTTATGCAAGAGTTAATAGATGTCGATGATTATCAAGATATCCTAAATTGGCACTATGATATGGAAGCCGATGAGCAGGATATGCTTGTGCGTCCAACTTGTGCGCCACACTATTATCGCATTAGATTTGAGCGTAATAAGGAAGATAATGCAAAAGTTCGTTCACGAGCTCTTAGCTTTGGTACTGGAGGTGGTAAAGGTTGTATCGCCGGCCAAAGTATATGTTTGCTAGATGTTGATGGTAATGTTTATCCATGTAGTTATTTACCTGTGAGTGCAGGTAATGTCAAAGAGAAATCATTTGCAGATATTTGGCAAAATAGTGATGTGATGCATGATATGCGTGATTTTAGTGCTTATGAAGGTAAATGTGGCTCATGTGAATTTATCAAAATTTGCGGAGGCTGTAGAGCTAGAGCTTATAATATTCATGGTAGCTATCTTGCAGAAGAGCCATTTTGTAATCATATGCCAATTAGAATGAAATAA
- a CDS encoding linear amide C-N hydrolase, producing MCTNVFINKNQYKIEARSMDFPMNIAFQNCISYVGIDNTMDIVIDADKIPDSQLTSWKTRYGFFGRLAFNKCLTDGLNTQGLSFSFLYLDVTKHPTFNPEDKRKVLSVYYIGNFLLSMAKDVPEALRLIAEHQLVGGALELKPGTFVKNIPIHFSLRDSKGNTAVVEFVDGEVKVYENKGNILTNAPTYDWHLENIKEYKSLLEPFEGSNSQFSNKTINYKDTVSSSRPEVAQLIGMPGDFSGVSRFVRAYILSQLVPEPQSNREACFHASSIINNVAVPPYEVSMTLWTTIKDLKNLIVSYKDIAAYQGNSPTGVYAASINEGYISYDLNAMNFTDVPLEANKHIIKPTPKEKVIEIVNMSDVVGLERQ from the coding sequence ATGTGCACTAATGTTTTTATAAATAAAAATCAATACAAAATCGAAGCAAGATCTATGGATTTCCCAATGAATATAGCTTTTCAAAACTGTATAAGCTATGTAGGTATTGATAATACTATGGATATAGTTATTGATGCTGATAAAATACCTGATTCTCAGTTGACTAGTTGGAAGACTCGCTATGGTTTTTTTGGTAGATTAGCCTTTAATAAATGTCTTACAGATGGATTAAACACTCAAGGCTTATCATTTAGTTTCTTATATTTAGATGTTACAAAGCATCCTACTTTTAACCCAGAAGATAAAAGAAAGGTTTTATCTGTCTATTATATAGGTAATTTTTTGCTATCTATGGCAAAAGATGTTCCAGAGGCTCTAAGGCTTATAGCAGAACATCAGTTAGTTGGTGGAGCATTAGAACTCAAGCCTGGAACTTTTGTGAAAAATATTCCTATACACTTTAGTTTAAGAGACTCAAAAGGTAATACTGCAGTTGTAGAGTTTGTTGATGGTGAAGTTAAAGTATACGAAAACAAAGGCAATATTTTAACTAACGCACCTACTTATGATTGGCATTTAGAGAATATCAAAGAATATAAATCTCTATTAGAACCATTTGAGGGTAGCAATAGTCAATTTTCTAATAAAACAATAAACTATAAAGATACTGTTTCAAGCTCTCGTCCTGAGGTTGCTCAATTGATAGGTATGCCTGGAGACTTCAGTGGTGTATCTAGATTTGTCAGAGCTTATATTCTCTCTCAACTAGTTCCTGAGCCTCAATCAAATAGAGAAGCTTGTTTCCATGCTTCATCAATTATTAATAATGTCGCTGTACCACCGTATGAGGTTTCTATGACTTTATGGACTACTATTAAAGATCTAAAAAACCTAATAGTCTCATATAAAGATATTGCAGCATATCAAGGTAATAGCCCCACTGGAGTTTATGCAGCAAGTATTAACGAAGGATATATTAGTTATGATCTAAATGCTATGAATTTTACTGATGTCCCTCTAGAAGCAAACAAGCATATAATTAAGCCTACTCCAAAAGAAAAAGTTATTGAAATTGTTAATATGAGTGATGTAGTTGGTTTAGAAAGACAGTAA
- a CDS encoding glutaredoxin domain-containing protein produces the protein MTQQFNKIILYRMVTPEKTCPYGLKAKALFEEKGWSFEDHILKTRAETDAFKHKYNLETTPLIFIDDKQIGGYSDLLEFLGQK, from the coding sequence ATGACTCAACAATTTAACAAAATAATCTTATATCGCATGGTAACACCTGAGAAAACTTGCCCGTATGGTCTAAAAGCAAAAGCGTTATTTGAAGAAAAGGGTTGGTCTTTTGAAGATCATATTTTAAAAACTAGAGCTGAAACAGATGCTTTTAAACATAAGTATAATTTAGAAACTACACCTTTAATATTTATTGATGATAAACAAATTGGTGGTTATAGTGATTTGCTTGAGTTCTTAGGTCAGAAATGA
- a CDS encoding acyl-CoA thioesterase → MNQQLKYFVLSTKVLPEHIDPNNHLNNIVYLQWMQDVAIEHVKANKVFDLTESQGLTWFAKKHTIEYLSQGFLGDDIAVVTWVESITKISTFRKYHIYRKSDKALLCKADTLWVMINAQKGRPAKIPAELVEIFDKYNDYEIDNIDSLI, encoded by the coding sequence ATGAATCAGCAGTTAAAATACTTTGTTTTGTCAACTAAGGTATTACCTGAACATATCGATCCAAATAATCATCTTAATAATATTGTCTATCTTCAATGGATGCAGGATGTGGCTATTGAGCATGTCAAGGCTAATAAGGTTTTTGACTTAACGGAGTCTCAAGGACTTACATGGTTTGCTAAGAAGCATACTATAGAGTATCTATCGCAAGGATTTTTAGGTGATGATATCGCTGTAGTTACGTGGGTAGAGAGTATTACCAAGATTTCTACATTTAGAAAGTATCATATTTATAGAAAGTCAGATAAAGCTCTTCTGTGTAAAGCAGATACCCTTTGGGTAATGATAAATGCTCAGAAAGGCAGACCTGCAAAAATACCAGCAGAATTAGTTGAAATATTTGATAAATATAATGACTATGAGATTGATAATATTGATAGCTTAATCTAG